One genomic segment of Theobroma cacao cultivar B97-61/B2 chromosome 6, Criollo_cocoa_genome_V2, whole genome shotgun sequence includes these proteins:
- the LOC18595722 gene encoding pentatricopeptide repeat-containing protein At1g52620, protein MSKTLLSRIKPLHIPKRNPSPPFRFPPRLKILITETIQILKTHPQWPDSLETRFCDEETCVSEVAHYVFDHIHDVELGIKFFDWVSKQEPQHFPLNELAHSSFLKLLARFRLFSEIETALENMKMEEIKPTHEALSFIVRVYVDSGFVDKALELFYSVVNIYNSVPNVSACNSLLNSLVELKKVEIAHKVFDEMVEREGCVDNYSVCIMVKGLCKVGKVEEGKKLVEDRWGEGCVPNVVFYNTLIDGCSTKRDVQRAKDLFKELKMKGFLPTLKTYGAMINGFCKKGDFKEIDKLLKEMKEMGLGVNTQVYNNIIDARFKHGFEVKVTETIKQMIESGCEPDIVTYNTLIIGLCKDGKVWEAGQLLKQAMKMGLIPNKFSYTPLIQGYCRVGKYFVALDLLIEMTESGHKPDLVAFGALVHGLVAKGEVDVALMIRHRMVEKGVLPDAGIYNVLMNGLCKKGRFSAAKVLLAKMLDQNVTPDAFVYATLVDGFIRNGDLLEAKKLFEIMIKEGMDPGTVGYNAMIKGFCKFGQMKEALLCVTRMMEVQVTLDEYTYSTIIDGYIKHHDMYGALRVFGQMVKRKCKPNVVTYTSLINGFCRSGDFNTAENAFKEMRSCGLEPNVVTYTILIGSFCKEGKLAKAVFYFELMLSNKCMPNDITFHYVVNGFSNSPTAILDNQSLEKKSLFIESFNMMISDGSAQRAAVYNSVLLCLCQNGMTGIAFQLKDKITNKGFVPDPVSFAAFLHGICLEGKSKEWRKMISNDLNEQELQTALKYSQLLNQYLPYGITSGASPILKTLIKDCSSRDQNNDLIVSVK, encoded by the coding sequence ATGTCTAAAACCCTTCTCTCTCGCATCAAACCCCTCCACATCCCAAAACGCAATCCTTCTCCACCGTTTCGCTTCCCTCCCCGCCTCAAAATCCTCATCACTGAAACCATACAAATCCTGAAAACCCACCCACAATGGCCAGATTCCCTCGAAACCCGTTTCTGCGACGAAGAAACCTGCGTTTCGGAGGTTGCCCATTACGTGTTTGATCATATACACGACGTAGAATTAGGCATAAAGTTCTTTGATTGGGTCTCTAAGCAAGAACCTCAGCATTTTCCCCTTAATGAGTTGGCTCATTCTTCTTTCTTGAAGCTCCTAGCAAGGTTTAGACTGTTTTCTGAGATCGAAACCGCATTGGAGAACatgaaaatggaagaaataaagCCTACACATGAAGCTTTAAGCTTTATTGTTCGCGTTTATGTAGATTCTGGCTTTGTTGATAAAGCTCTTGAGTTGTTTTACTCTGTGGTTAATATTTACAACTCTGTTCCTAATGTGTCTGCTTGTAATTCATTGCTTAATTCACTCGTGGAGTTAAAAAAAGTTGAGATCGCGCATAaagtgtttgatgaaatggtTGAAAGAGAAGGCTGTGTTGACAATTATAGTGTCTGCATAATGGTGAAGGGTTTATGTAAAGTAGGGAAGGTTGAGGAAGGTAAAAAATTGGTTGAGGATAGATGGGGAGAAGGGTGTGTTCCGAATGTTGTTTTTTATAATACATTAATTGATGGGTGTTCCACTAAAAGGGATGTCCAAAGAGCTAAGGACCTTTTCAAGGAGTTGAAAATGAAGGGGTTTTTGCCTACATTGAAGACTTATGGAGCTATGATAAATGGGTTTTGTAAGAAAGGGGATTTCAAGGAAATTGACAAgcttttgaaagaaatgaaagaaatgggGTTGGGTGTTAATACTCAggtttataataatattattgatGCTCGATTTAAGCATGGTTTTGAGGTTAAAGTGACAGAGACTATAAAGCAGATGATTGAGAGTGGATGTGAACCAGATATTGTTACGTATAACACTTTGATTATTGGTTTGTGTAAGGATGGGAAGGTTTGGGAAGCTGGTCAACTTCTGAAACAGGCAATGAAGATGGGATTGATACCGAATAAGTTTAGTTATACTCCTTTGATACAAGGATATTGCAGAGTAGGGAAATATTTTGTGGCATTGGATTTGCTCATTGAAATGACAGAGAGTGGACATAAACCTGATTTAGTTGCTTTCGGAGCTCTTGTCCATGGACTTGTTGCAAAGGGAGAGGTGGATGTAGCATTAATGATTAGACACAGGATGGTTGAAAAGGGAGTATTGCCTGATGCTGGTATATATAATGTTTTGATGAATGGACTTTGCAAGAAAGGAAGATTTTCTGCTGCTAAAGTCCTCCTTGCCAAGATGCTTGACCAAAATGTAACCCCTGATGCATTTGTTTATGCGACCCTGGTTGATGGATTCATCAGGAATGGTGATCTCCTTGAGGCAAAGAAACTatttgaaattatgattaaagaAGGCATGGATCCTGGTACTGTTGGATACAATGCCATGATTAAGGGTTTCTGCAAATTTGGACAGATGAAGGAAGCACTGTTGTGTGTCACTAGAATGATGGAAGTACAGGTCACCCTAGATGAGTACACGTACTCTACAATTATAGATGGTTACATAAAGCACCATGACATGTATGGTGCACTAAGGGTGTTTGGACAGATGgttaaaagaaaatgcaagCCCAATGTGGTGACATATACCTCTCTGATCAATGGATTTTGTCGAAGTGGAGATTTTAATACAGCTGAAAATGCTTTTAAAGAGATGCGATCTTGTGGTTTGGAGCCTAATGTAGTCACATACACTATACTTATTGGGAGCTTTTGCAAGGAAGGTAAACTTGCAAAAGCAGTCTTCTATTTTGAATTGATGCTGTCTAACAAGTGCATGCCTAATGATATTACTTTCCActatgtagtaaatggcttctCAAACAGTCCAACTGCAATTCTGGATAATCAGTCTTTGGAGAAGAAATCTCTTTTTATTGAATCCTTTAATATGATGATATCTGATGGATCTGCTCAAAGAGCTGCTGTTTATAACTCTGTCCTCCTCTGCCTTTGCCAAAATGGAATGACTGGAATTGCTTTCCAGTTAAAGGATAAGATAACGAATAAGGGCTTTGTTCCTGACCCTGTTTCTTTTGCTGCCTTTCTACATGGCATTTGCTTGGAAGGAAAATCAAAGGAGTGGAGGAAAATGATCTCCAATGATTTAAATGAACAGGAACTTCAAACTGCTTTGAAGTACTCGCAACTTTTGAACCAATATCTACCTTATGGAATAACTTCGGGGGCATCACCTATTTTGAAGACCTTGATTAAAGACTGCAGCTCCAGAGACCAAAACAATGATCTCATAGTCTCAGTAAAATAG
- the LOC18595723 gene encoding EG45-like domain containing protein 2, whose amino-acid sequence MALLVLAIMIAAAISKEVYFVHGDIGTASFYNPPYIPTKCDGNREEQFPPGNLFVAVSEGLWDNGAACGRRYRLRCLSGPQRPCKHRTIDVKVVDFCPVTPCLSTMMLSRDAFAAIAHQHGRKINIEYIQV is encoded by the exons ATGGCACTCCTGGTCTTGGCAATTATGATTGCTGCAGCAATAAGCAAAGAAGTCTACTTTGTCCATGGGGATATCGGCACTGCATCATTTTATAACCCTCCATACATAC CAACTAAATGCGATGGTAATCGAGAAGAACAGTTTCCACCTGGGAATCTGTTTGTTGCTGTTAGTGAGGGATTATGGGACAATGGAGCTGCTTGTGGGAGGCGGTACAGATTAAGATGCCTGAGCGGACCGCAGAGACCATGTAAGCATAGAACCATTGATGTCAAAGTGGTGGATTTCTGCCCTGTCACACCATGCCTCTCAACAATGATGCTGTCCAGGGATGCTTTTGCAGCTATTGCACATCAACATGGAAGGAAAATCAATATCGAATATATACA GGTTTGA
- the LOC18595724 gene encoding uncharacterized protein At1g04910 isoform X2, whose amino-acid sequence MRRDFCDGVGIARLLNATLVLPKFEVAAYWNESSGFADVFDVNYFIKQMSGFVKVVRELPPEISSKEPFRVDCSKRKGQFDYIESVLPSLLKHHYISITPAMSQRRDRYPQYAKAALCQGCYSALRLTKSLEKKANELLDAIPKPFLALHLRFEPDMVAYSQCQYSGLSPTSIEAIEAARGDNRKPWTGEAARIWRKRGKCPLIPNETAFILQAISVPTNTNIYLAAGDGLMEIEGLTSIYTNVVTKSALLSGEDFKSMHGNTKAALDYYVSINSDSYVATYFGNMDKMVAAMRAFKGLYKTLFLSRRAFSEFTSEGLEGKQLMKALWKVHKEDFVMGRGSALPDCFCEFKL is encoded by the exons ATGAGGAGAGAC TTTTGTGATGGTGTTGGTATTGCACGTCTGCTAAATGCTACTCTGGTGTTGCCAAAGTTTGAGGTGGCTGCATATTGGAATGAATCAAG TGGCTTTGCAGATGTATTTGATGTCAATTACTTCATAAAACAGATGAGTGGTTTTGTCAAAGTCGTCAGAGAATTGCCACCAGAGATATCATCAAAAGAACCTTTTCGAGTAGATTGTAGTAAGCGGAAAGGTCAATTTGATTACATTGAAAGTGTTCTTCCATCTTTGTTGAAACATCATTACATCTCTATCACACCAGCAATGAGCCAAAGAAGGGATAG GTACCCTCAGTATGCAAAAGCTGCACTTTGTCAAGGCTGTTACAGTGCATTAAGGCTGACCAAATCCTTGGAGAAGAAGGCTAATGAGCTTCTGGATGCCATACCCAAACCTTTCCTTGCCCTTCACCTTCGATTTGAACCAGACATGGTAGCTTATAGCCAATGTCAGTACTCAGGCCTTTCTCCTACCTCCATTGAAGCCATTGAAGCTGCACGTGGAGACAATAGAAAGCCATGGACTGGAGAAGCAGCTCGCATTTGGAGGAAAAGGGGGAAATGTCCTCTCATACCTAATGAAACGGCCTTTATACTTCAAGCAATTTCTGTACCCACAAACACAAATATTTATCTTGCAGCTGGGGATGGACTAATGGAGATTGAAGGCTTAACATCTATTTATACCAATGTAGTTACCAAGTCTGCCCTTCTTAGTGGTGAGGATTTCAAAAGCATGCATGGGAACACAAAAGCTGCCTTGGATTATTATGTATCTATAAACAGTGATTCTTACGTGGCTACATACTTTGGAAACATGGACAAGATGGTGGCAGCAATGCGAGCTTTTAAAGGATTGTACAAAACTCTTTTCCTAAGCAGGAGAGCTTTTTCGGAGTTTACTTCTGAAGGGTTGGAAGGGAAGCAGTTGATGAAAGCCTTATGGAAGGTTCACAAAGAAGATTTTGTCATGGGACGAGGGTCTGCTTTGCCTGACTGCTTTtgtgaatttaaattatag
- the LOC18595724 gene encoding uncharacterized protein At1g04910 isoform X1, with the protein MIMVSVKPLFVLISTLSLFLAIVLLSPSRPFSQPSQSVNSLNMLPIRSLSRGKSDIWSLKRIVEWRPCKWWLQSHLTPLPAKSNGYIRVNCYGGLNQMRRDFCDGVGIARLLNATLVLPKFEVAAYWNESSGFADVFDVNYFIKQMSGFVKVVRELPPEISSKEPFRVDCSKRKGQFDYIESVLPSLLKHHYISITPAMSQRRDRYPQYAKAALCQGCYSALRLTKSLEKKANELLDAIPKPFLALHLRFEPDMVAYSQCQYSGLSPTSIEAIEAARGDNRKPWTGEAARIWRKRGKCPLIPNETAFILQAISVPTNTNIYLAAGDGLMEIEGLTSIYTNVVTKSALLSGEDFKSMHGNTKAALDYYVSINSDSYVATYFGNMDKMVAAMRAFKGLYKTLFLSRRAFSEFTSEGLEGKQLMKALWKVHKEDFVMGRGSALPDCFCEFKL; encoded by the exons ATGATTATGGTATCGGTGAAGCCATTGTTCGTATTGATCTCGACGCTTTCCTTATTCTTGGCCATCGTTTTGCTCTCGCCTTCGAGGCCGTTTTCGCAGCCTTCACAATCTGTCAACTCGCTCAACATGTTACCGATCCGTTCTCTCTCTCG TGGCAAATCGGATATATGGAGCTTAAAGAGAATTGTGGAGTGGAGACCTTGCAAGTGGTGGCTTCAATCCCACTTAACTC CTCTACCAGCCAAGAGTAATGGGTATATTCGTGTCAATTGCTATGGTGGCCTCAATCAGATGAGGAGAGAC TTTTGTGATGGTGTTGGTATTGCACGTCTGCTAAATGCTACTCTGGTGTTGCCAAAGTTTGAGGTGGCTGCATATTGGAATGAATCAAG TGGCTTTGCAGATGTATTTGATGTCAATTACTTCATAAAACAGATGAGTGGTTTTGTCAAAGTCGTCAGAGAATTGCCACCAGAGATATCATCAAAAGAACCTTTTCGAGTAGATTGTAGTAAGCGGAAAGGTCAATTTGATTACATTGAAAGTGTTCTTCCATCTTTGTTGAAACATCATTACATCTCTATCACACCAGCAATGAGCCAAAGAAGGGATAG GTACCCTCAGTATGCAAAAGCTGCACTTTGTCAAGGCTGTTACAGTGCATTAAGGCTGACCAAATCCTTGGAGAAGAAGGCTAATGAGCTTCTGGATGCCATACCCAAACCTTTCCTTGCCCTTCACCTTCGATTTGAACCAGACATGGTAGCTTATAGCCAATGTCAGTACTCAGGCCTTTCTCCTACCTCCATTGAAGCCATTGAAGCTGCACGTGGAGACAATAGAAAGCCATGGACTGGAGAAGCAGCTCGCATTTGGAGGAAAAGGGGGAAATGTCCTCTCATACCTAATGAAACGGCCTTTATACTTCAAGCAATTTCTGTACCCACAAACACAAATATTTATCTTGCAGCTGGGGATGGACTAATGGAGATTGAAGGCTTAACATCTATTTATACCAATGTAGTTACCAAGTCTGCCCTTCTTAGTGGTGAGGATTTCAAAAGCATGCATGGGAACACAAAAGCTGCCTTGGATTATTATGTATCTATAAACAGTGATTCTTACGTGGCTACATACTTTGGAAACATGGACAAGATGGTGGCAGCAATGCGAGCTTTTAAAGGATTGTACAAAACTCTTTTCCTAAGCAGGAGAGCTTTTTCGGAGTTTACTTCTGAAGGGTTGGAAGGGAAGCAGTTGATGAAAGCCTTATGGAAGGTTCACAAAGAAGATTTTGTCATGGGACGAGGGTCTGCTTTGCCTGACTGCTTTtgtgaatttaaattatag